A stretch of Schistocerca americana isolate TAMUIC-IGC-003095 chromosome 3, iqSchAmer2.1, whole genome shotgun sequence DNA encodes these proteins:
- the LOC124605200 gene encoding cyclic pyranopterin monophosphate synthase-like yields the protein MVNVGSKLVTERTATARAKVFVGPELMKQIRENGLKVLSVARLAGIVGSKQTSSLIPLCHNISLSSVAVDIELDSALNCVIITGTAKCRGQTGIKMEALAAVSVSALTVYDMCKAVSHDIVISEVMLLAKSGGTRGDFHRT from the coding sequence atggtcaacgtgggttcgaagctggtgacagaacggactgctacagcacgagcaaaggtttttgtgggacccgaactgatgaaacaaatacgagaaaatggcctgaaggtacttagcgttgctcgcctggcgggaattgtggggtccaagcagacgtccagccttatccctctgtgtcataacatatctttatcctctgtggctgtggacattgaactggactctgctctcaactgtgtgattataactggcacggcaaagtgtagagggcagacgggcatAAAGATGGAAGCTCtcgctgctgtatcggtgtctgccttaacagtgtacgatatgtgcaaagctgtgagtcatgacattgtgatatctgaagtaatgcttctggccaaaagtgggggaactagaggagacttccaccggacatga
- the LOC124605196 gene encoding cyclic pyranopterin monophosphate synthase-like produces the protein MVDVGSKLVTERTATARAKVFVGPELMKQIRENGLKVLSVARLAGIVGSKQTSSLIPLCHNISLSSVAVDIELDSALNCVIVTGTAKCRGQTGVEMEALTAVSVSALTVYDMCKAVSHDIVISEIMLLAKSGGTRGDFHRT, from the coding sequence atggtcgacgtgggttcgaagctggtgacagaacggactgctacagcacgagcaaaggtttttgtgggacccgaactgatgaaacaaatacgagaaaatggcctgaaggtacttagcgttgctcgcctggcgggaattgtggggtccaagcagacgtccagccttatccctctgtgtcataacatatctttatcctctgtggctgtggacattgaactggactctgctctcaactgtgtgattgtaactggcacggcaaagtgtagagggcagacgggtgtggagatggaagctctcactgctgtatcggtgtctgccttaacagtgtacgatatgtgcaaagctgtgagtcatgacattgtgatatctgaaataatgcttctggccaaaagtgggggaactagaggagacttccaccggacatga